The genomic interval TGGGCCGTGAAGTCACCAAGAGCGACCGTCCAGAGCTGACAGCCGCCAAGATCATCGTCTCCGGTGGTCGTGCCTTGGGCAGCTCAGAGAAGTTTGACGAAGTCATGACCCCACTGGCTGACAAGCTCGGTGCCGCGATTGGTGCTAGCCGCGCAGCGGTAGACGCAGGCTATGCGGCTAACGATTTGCAAGTGGGTCAAACCGGCAAGATCGTCGCGCCGCAGTTGTACGTGGCGTGCGGCATCAGCGGCGCGATCCAACACTTGGCGGGTATGAAGGACAGCAAGGTGATCGTGGCGATCAACAAAGACCCAGAGGCGCCGATCTTCAGCGTGGCCGACTTCGGCTTGGAGGCTGACCTGTTTGTGGCTGTGCCAGAGTTGGTCGCAGCGTTGTAAACCTTCTGTGAAAAGGCACTCTTCGGGGTGCCTTTTTTGTATTGAATTTTGGAGACATAAAAATGAGCTACATCGCCCCCATCAAAGACATGGTGTTCAACATGGAACACTTGGCCGGCCTCGAACAAGTGGCCCAAATTCCTGCGTTCGAAGACATGGGTGTGGAAACCGCCCAAGCCGTACTCGAAGAATGCGCGAAGTTGAATGAGTCTGTGCTCGTGCCTTTGAATTGGGAAGGCGACAAAAACCCATCGTTCTTTAAAGATGGTCATGTGACCACCACGCCCGGCTTTAAGGAAGCCTACCAACAGTACTGCGAAGGCGGCTGGCAAAGCCTGCAGCACCCTGCAGAATTTGGTGGTCAAGGCTTACCCAAAACCATCGGCGCGGCTTGCGGCGAAATGCTCAACTCGGCCAACATGAGTTTTGCTTTGTGCCCCATGTTGACCGACGGTGCGATTGAAGCTTTGTTGACCGCAGGCTCTGACGACCTCAAAGCCACTTACCTTGAGAAGCTCATCTCCGGCGAGTGGACCGGCACCATGAACTTGACCGAGCCACAAGCGGGCTCTGACTTGGCGGCCGTGCGCACCCGCGCTGAGCCTCTGCCAGATGGCACCTACAAAGTGTTCGGCACCAAGATTTTCATCACCTACGGTGAACACGACATGGCCGAGAACATCGTCCACCTCGTGCTGGCGCGTGTGCAAGGCGCACCCGAGGGCGTGAAGGGCATCAGCTTGTTTGTGGTGCCCAAATTCATGGTGAACAAAGACGGCTCGTTGGGCGCGCGTAACGATGTGCACTGCGTGAGCATCGAGCACAAGATGGGCATCAAAGCCAGCCCCACCGCGGTGTTGCAGTATGGCGACCACGGCGGTGCGATTGGCTTCCTCGTTGGTGAAGAAAACCGCGGTTTGGAATACATGTTCATCATGATGAACGCGGCGCGTTACGCTGTGGGCGTGCAAGGCATTTCCATTGCCGAGCGTGCGTACCAAAAGGCTGTGACTTTCTCGCGTGACCGCGTGCAAAGCCGCCCTGTGGACGGCAGCATGAAAACCAGCGCCCCCATCATTCACCACCCCGACGTGCGCCGCATGTTGATGACCATGCGCGCTTATACCGAAGGCTGCCGCGCCATGGCCACCGTGGCCGCCGCCGCGTATGACGCGTCGCACCACCACCCAGATGCCGACACGCGCAAAGACAACTTGGCGTTCTACGAATTTTTGGTGCCGTTGGTCAAAGGCTTCAGCACCGAGATGAGTTTGGAGGTCACCAGCTTGGGCGTGCAAGTGCACGGTGGCATGGGCTTCATCGAAGAAACGGGTGCGGCACAGTACTACCGCGACGCCAAAATCTTGACGATTTACGAAGGCACCACCGCCATTCAAGCCAACGACTTGATCGGTCGCAAAACAGGCCGTGATGGTGGCCAAACCGCCAAAGGCATTGCCGCGCAAATCGCCAACACCGAAGCTGATTTGCTCAAGAGCGGCAGTGCCAATGCCAAGGCGATGGCCGCACGTTTGAAAGCGGCGCGCGAAGCCTTCTTGAATGTGGTGGACTTTGTAGTGGCAGGCGCCAAAGCCAGCCCCAACGCTGTGTTTGCAGGCAGCGTGCCTTACCTCATGCTCACCGGTAACTTGGTGGCCGGTTGGCAAATGGCACGTGCCTTGTTGGTGGCCGAGGCTGAATTGGCCAAGGGCAATGAAGCGGTGTTCATGCAATCCAAAATCACCACCGCGCGTTTCTACGCCGACCACATCCTGACCAAAGTGCCAGGCATGCGCGACAGCATCGTGGATGGTGCAGACAGCGTGACTGAGTTGGCGCTCGACGCCTTCTAAGTTTTTAGGTTCGCTCAATTCAAAACCATCATCAGGGCACTTCACGTGCCCTGAACTTTCTCAAGGGCCAGATATGTCGCGTTTACCTCCGGTGTTGCAATCGCTCAAGTTCCCTGTCATTGCGTCTCCGCTGTTCATCATCAGCAACCCCAAGCTCTTGATTGCGCAGTGCAAAGCAGGCGTGGTGGGCTCTATGCCCGCGCTCAATGCGCGCCCAGCTGAACAGCTCGAAGCGTGGTTGATTGAAATCACCGAGGCATTGGCCGCTCACAACCGTGAACACCCAGACCAACCCGCTGCGCCATTTGCCATCAACCAAATCGTCCACAAGAGCAACGACCGTTTAGAACACGACATGGCTTTGTGTGTGAAGTACAAGGTGCCGATCATCATCACGTCGCTCGGCGCGCGTGAAGACATCAACGCCGCAGCGCACAGCTACGGCGGCATCGTGCTGCACGATGTCATCAACAACAAGTTTGCCAAGAAGGCGATTGAAAAGGGCGCGGACGGCCTCATCGCCGTAGCCGCTGGTGCTGGTGGCCATGCGGGTGTGAAGAGCCCGTTTGCCTTGATTCAAGAAATTCGCGAGTGGTTTGACGGCCCTGTGGCTTTGAGCGGCTCCATCGCTACCGGTGGTGCCGTGCTGGCCGCACAAGCGATGGGGGCAGACTTTGCCTACATTGGTTCCGCCTTCATCGCGACCGAAGAAGCGCGTGCCGCGGATGACTACAAACAAGCCGTGGTGGACGGCACATCCGATGACATTGTGTTGAGCAATTTATTCACGGGCGTGCATGGCAACTACTTGGCACCTTCCATTGTCAAAGCAGGCCTAGACCCCGAACACTTGCCCGAGAGCGACCCCAGCCAAATGAATTTTGGGGGTGGCGCACAAAAAGCATGGAAAGACATTTGGGGCTGCGGTCAAGGCATTGGCGCGGTGAAGGCGGTGGTACCTGCGGCTGAGTTGGTGGCGCGTTTGAAGCGTGAGTACCAAGCGGCCAAGCAACGCCTCACAGCTTGATACGAAAACCTAGTGCTTGAACCCAAAGAAAAAGCCGCTCAGCAGAGCGGCTTTTTTGTGAGCGATGCCGGCGTGATTAACGCAGCACCAGCACTGGCACGGTGGCGTGCGTCAGCACTTGTTGTGTCTCGCTGCCCAGCAGCAAGCGCTTGATGCCACGACGACCGTGTGAGGCCATCACGATCAAATCGGCTTTGTGTTTCTTGGCGGCGGCAATCAAGGCGTCAGACACGATGTCAGACTTCACAACCACGGCCTTGGTCGTGACACCTTTGGCTTTGGCAGCTTTGACCACAGCGTCCAACACTTTTTGCGCGCCGTCAGTCCAACCTTTTTCAATTTTCGAAACTTCAGTCGCAGTCAAAGGCAAGGAGCCTTCGAAGTAGCTTTGCGGGTAACGGGGCGTTACTTTGACAGCGACCAGCTCGGCGCCGCTCAGAGCAGCCAGTTCAATCGCGCTGGCAATGGCTTTTTTGGACAAGGTCGAGCCGTCGGTGGCCACCAAAATTCGTTTGTACATAAACTGCTCCTTTTGTTAATTTCAACTAAAGCTTAACGCATGTTGTGCGTCTCGTGTTGATACACGTCAAGCTCTGGCAAGACGAAACCGTTAGGCTACATCCCTTATGCATTCTGATTCTTCCATGGTTGAACTGCTAGACGACCGCCAAGAGTGGTTGCGTTTTAGCCAACCACACAAACCCACCCTCCAAGGCGCTGACGACTGCTGGGATTCGCACGTGGTGATCCAAGGCATGCACTGCGCTGCTTGTGCTTTCACGGTCGAAGAGGCGCTCATGTCCGTGCCGGGTGTGCAATCCGCTGAGGTCAATGCTGCCACGCATCGCGCCAAAGTTGTGTGGTCTGCCGCACGCGTGACGCCATCGGCATGGATGGCGGCCATTGCCAAAGCAGGCTATGGCGCTCTGCCAGCGGCCGACAGCAGTTTGCGCCAGGCCCGCCACGAAGAAAGTCGCCGGGCTTTGTGGCGTTGGTTGGTGGCTGGCTTTTGCATGATGCAAGTGATGATGTATGCCTATCCCGCGTATGTGTCGCGCGAGGGCGACATCACGCCTGATATGGTGTTTTTGTTGCGTTGGGCGTCATGGGTGTTGACGCTGCCCGTGGTGTTTTTCTCGTGTGGCCCGTTTTTTGGCAATGCCTTGCGTGACATCCGTGCGCGCCGCGTGAGCATGGATTTGCCGGTGGCGCTTGGCATGGTGATCACGTTCTTGCTGAGCTCTGTCGCCACGTTTGAGCCCGAGGGTATTTTTGGTGCCGAGGTGTATTACGACTCGCTCACCATGTTTGTGTTTTTCTTGCTCACAGGCCGCTGGTTAGAACTGCGCGTGCGCGACCGCACGGCGGGGGCGCTGGAAGCTTTGATGAACCGTTTGCCCGACAGCGTGGAGCGCCAGTTGCCAAGTGGCGAGTTTGAGCGCGTGGCCGTGCGTCGCGTGATGGTGGGTGATGTGATTCGTGTGTTGCCGTCAGAGAGCTTTCCTGCCGACGGCGTGATTTTGCAAGGCCAGACCTTGGCTGATGAGGCCTTGCTGACCGGCGAGTCACGCCCGCAAGTGCGTGGCGTGGGCGACACGGTGGTGGCGGGCAGCCATAACCTGAGCGGCATTGTGACGGTGCGGGTGGTGCAGGTGGGCGAGGGCACGCAGTTCTCGCAAATCGTGTCTTTGATGGAAAACGCTTCGCTGCAAAAACCCCGCTTGGCGCAGTTGGCCGATCGCATTGCCAAGCCCTTTTTGGTAGGTGTGCTGGTATTGGCTGCACTCTCAGCTGTGTATTGGTGGCCCACCAACCCTGGTCACGCCTTGATGGTGGCAGTGGCAGTGCTGGTGGTGACGTGTCCGTGTGCCTTGTCGCTCGCCACACCGGCGGCCATGCTGGCCGCGGCGGGTAATTTGGCGCGCCACGGTGTGCTGGTGCGCAACCTGCAAGCCTTGGAGTCATTGGCTGAAATTGACACCTTGATTTTTGACAAAACAGGCACGCTCACCCAAGACGGTCAGCGCGTGACGCAGGTGATGACGGCAGAAGGGGTGACGCCAGCGTTCGCCTTGGGCTTGGCTGCAGCGTTGGCCAAACATTCGCTGCACCCCTTGTCACGAGCGCTGGTGCAAGCGCATGAGTCTGCGAGGGATGTTGCTGCACCGGACGTTCAAGATGTAAACGAAATGATTGGTCAGGGCTTGGAAGGGTACCTAGACGGACGTTTGCGCTTGGGGTCGTTCACGTTTTGCGCACCAAAAACCAAGGGAATACCCGATGCGGCGGGTGTTTGCCAAGTACACTTATGCAGTGAAAACGAGTGGCTTGCCAGCTGGCAACTGTCTGAAGACATACGTGCCGACGCGGTCCAAACCGTGAAAGCATTGAAAGACCTGAATGTGGATGTGTGGTTGCTCTCGGGCGACCAGCCTGAGTCAGCTCAGCAAGTCGCACAGCAGGTGGGCATTACCCAAGCATTTGGGGCGTGTACGCCGCAAGACAAGCTCTCACGTATGCAAACTGCGCAGTCGCAAGGCGCGCGGGTGGCGATGGTGGGAGATGGCCTCAATGATGGCCCTGTCTTGGCCGGTGCCCATGTGTCGATGGCGTTTGGCAATGCGGTGCCCTTGGCTCAGTCCAAATCGGACTTGGTCTTGATGGGCGGCAGCTTGTTGGTGGTGGCGCAAAGCGTCAAGTTGGCGAGGCACACCCTGCGGGTGGTGCGGCAAAACTTGTTGTGGGCTGCGGCTTACAACGCTTTGTGCGTGCCGTTGGCCGTGGTGGGCTTGTTGCCCGCATGGCTGGCTGGGTTGGGAATGGCGTTGAGCTCGTTGTGGGTCGTATTGAATTCTTTACGACTCACCAAAGGATTTTGATGGATATCTTGTATTTATTGATTCCGCTGTCGGTGTTGTTGGTTCTCTTTATTCTGGGCGGCCTTTGGTGGGCTGTTCATCGAGGCCAGTTCGACAGCGTGGAGCAAGAAGGCGAGCGTATTCTTAGAAACGATTGATATGAATCAATAACTCGCAAGAGTGATTTGAGGATACTGGTTTGAAAATGAAAGGTGACCGATGAACTCATCAGAGCAAGCCGTTTACAGCGATACCGTTGTACGGCAGTTTTCCATCATGGCGGTGGTTTGGGGTGTGGTTGGCATGTTGGTGGGCGTGATCATCGCTTCTCAACTGGCTTGGCCCGAACTGAACTTTGGCATCCCTTGGTTGACCTATGGCCGCTTGCGTCCATTGCACACCAACGCGGTGATCTTTGCGTTCGGCGGCTGTGCGCTGTTCGCAACCAGCTATTACGTGGTGCAACGCACCTGCCATACGGCCTTGTTCCTGCCTAAATTGGCTGCTTTCACCTTTTGGGGTTGGCAGTTGGTCATCTTGGCGGCAGCGGTTAGCTTGCCTTTGGGTTTCACCCAAGGTAAGGAATACGCTGAGCTCGAGTGGCCCATCGACATCTTGATTGCTGTGGTGTGGGTTGCCTACGCTGTGGTGTTCTTCGGTACGGTTGGCACGCGCAAGGTCAAACACATTTACGTTGCCAACTGGTTCTACGGTGCGTTCATCATTGCGGTGGCCTTGCTGCACATCGTTAACAGCGCGGCCATTCCTGCCGGCATGATGAAGTCTTACTCTGCTTACGCTGGCGCACAAGATGCGATGGTGCAGTGGTGGTACGGCCACAACGCGGTGGGCTTCTTCTTGACCGCTGGCTTCTTGGGCATGATGTATTACTTCATCCCTAAGCAAGCAGGTCGCCCTGTGTACTCGTATCGCTTGTCGATTGTTCACTTTTGGGCTTTGATCTTCACTTACATGTGGGCGGGTCCTCACCACTTGCATTACACCGCGTTGCCTGACTGGACTCAGTCGGTCGGTATGGTGTTCTCTTTGGTGTTGTTGGCACCTAGCTGGGGCGGCATGATCAACGGCATCATGACTTTGTCTGGCGCATGGCACAAGCTGCGCGACGACCCTATCTTGCGTTTCTTGATCGTGTCTCTGTCGTTCTACGGCATGTCCACCTTCGAAGGCCCCATGATGGCCATCAAAACTGTGAACGCTTTGAGCCATTACACCGACTGGACCGTTGGCCACGTGCATTCAGGTGCTTTGGGCTGGGTGGGCTTGGTGTCCATGGGCTCTATCTACTATCTGATTCCTAAGTTGTTTGGCCGCAAGGAAATGTTCAGCGTCAAGGCGATTGAGGTCCACTTCTGGTTGGCCACGATCGGCATCGTGTTGTACATCGCTGCGATGTGGATTGCCGGTGTGATGCAAGGTTTGATGTGGCGCGCGATCAACGCCGACGGCACATTGACTTACACCTTCGTCGAGTCAGTCAAAGCGACTTATCCGTTCTACGTGATTCGTATGGCCGGTGGTTTGTTGTACTTGACAGGCATGGTCATCATGTTGTGGAACGTGGTCAAAACTGTGACCAGCGGTAATACCGTGAGCGTTGCCATTCCAGCACCTGCACACGCCTGAGGAGAAATAAATGTCTGATAACAATTCCAAAGGCTTCTCCCACGCGAGCGTGGAGACCAATAACTTTTTGATGATCGTGTTGATCTTGATCGCCGTCGCTTTTGGCGGCTTGGTTGAGATCGTGCCCTTGTTCTTTCAAAAGTCCACCACTGAGCCCGTCACTGGCGTGAAGCCTTTGACTGCGTTGCAGTTGGCTGGCCGCGACATCTATGTGCGTGAAGGTTGCTACAACTGCCACTCGCAAATGATCCGTCCTTTCCGTGCCGAGACATTGCGCTACGGCCATTACTCGGTGGCTGGTGAGTCTGTGTATGACCACCCCTTCCAATGGGGCAGCAAGCGCACCGGTCCAGACTTGGCTCGCGTGGGCGGCAAATACAGTGACGAATGGCACCGTGTTCACTTGAACAACCCACGTGATGTGGTGCCAGAGTCCAACATGCCTGAGTACCCATGGCTGTTGAAGAACACGGTGGACGCAGCAGCAATGCCCGCACACATGAAGGCATTGCGCACTGTGGGCGTGCCTTATACGGATGAAGAAATCGCTAAGGCCTCAGAAGACGTCACGGGTAAAACCGAGATGGAAGCTGTGATTGCTTTC from Limnohabitans curvus carries:
- a CDS encoding NAD(P)H-dependent flavin oxidoreductase, whose protein sequence is MSRLPPVLQSLKFPVIASPLFIISNPKLLIAQCKAGVVGSMPALNARPAEQLEAWLIEITEALAAHNREHPDQPAAPFAINQIVHKSNDRLEHDMALCVKYKVPIIITSLGAREDINAAAHSYGGIVLHDVINNKFAKKAIEKGADGLIAVAAGAGGHAGVKSPFALIQEIREWFDGPVALSGSIATGGAVLAAQAMGADFAYIGSAFIATEEARAADDYKQAVVDGTSDDIVLSNLFTGVHGNYLAPSIVKAGLDPEHLPESDPSQMNFGGGAQKAWKDIWGCGQGIGAVKAVVPAAELVARLKREYQAAKQRLTA
- a CDS encoding universal stress protein → MYKRILVATDGSTLSKKAIASAIELAALSGAELVAVKVTPRYPQSYFEGSLPLTATEVSKIEKGWTDGAQKVLDAVVKAAKAKGVTTKAVVVKSDIVSDALIAAAKKHKADLIVMASHGRRGIKRLLLGSETQQVLTHATVPVLVLR
- the ccoS gene encoding cbb3-type cytochrome oxidase assembly protein CcoS; the protein is MDILYLLIPLSVLLVLFILGGLWWAVHRGQFDSVEQEGERILRND
- a CDS encoding heavy metal translocating P-type ATPase encodes the protein MHSDSSMVELLDDRQEWLRFSQPHKPTLQGADDCWDSHVVIQGMHCAACAFTVEEALMSVPGVQSAEVNAATHRAKVVWSAARVTPSAWMAAIAKAGYGALPAADSSLRQARHEESRRALWRWLVAGFCMMQVMMYAYPAYVSREGDITPDMVFLLRWASWVLTLPVVFFSCGPFFGNALRDIRARRVSMDLPVALGMVITFLLSSVATFEPEGIFGAEVYYDSLTMFVFFLLTGRWLELRVRDRTAGALEALMNRLPDSVERQLPSGEFERVAVRRVMVGDVIRVLPSESFPADGVILQGQTLADEALLTGESRPQVRGVGDTVVAGSHNLSGIVTVRVVQVGEGTQFSQIVSLMENASLQKPRLAQLADRIAKPFLVGVLVLAALSAVYWWPTNPGHALMVAVAVLVVTCPCALSLATPAAMLAAAGNLARHGVLVRNLQALESLAEIDTLIFDKTGTLTQDGQRVTQVMTAEGVTPAFALGLAAALAKHSLHPLSRALVQAHESARDVAAPDVQDVNEMIGQGLEGYLDGRLRLGSFTFCAPKTKGIPDAAGVCQVHLCSENEWLASWQLSEDIRADAVQTVKALKDLNVDVWLLSGDQPESAQQVAQQVGITQAFGACTPQDKLSRMQTAQSQGARVAMVGDGLNDGPVLAGAHVSMAFGNAVPLAQSKSDLVLMGGSLLVVAQSVKLARHTLRVVRQNLLWAAAYNALCVPLAVVGLLPAWLAGLGMALSSLWVVLNSLRLTKGF
- the ccoN gene encoding cytochrome-c oxidase, cbb3-type subunit I, which produces MNSSEQAVYSDTVVRQFSIMAVVWGVVGMLVGVIIASQLAWPELNFGIPWLTYGRLRPLHTNAVIFAFGGCALFATSYYVVQRTCHTALFLPKLAAFTFWGWQLVILAAAVSLPLGFTQGKEYAELEWPIDILIAVVWVAYAVVFFGTVGTRKVKHIYVANWFYGAFIIAVALLHIVNSAAIPAGMMKSYSAYAGAQDAMVQWWYGHNAVGFFLTAGFLGMMYYFIPKQAGRPVYSYRLSIVHFWALIFTYMWAGPHHLHYTALPDWTQSVGMVFSLVLLAPSWGGMINGIMTLSGAWHKLRDDPILRFLIVSLSFYGMSTFEGPMMAIKTVNALSHYTDWTVGHVHSGALGWVGLVSMGSIYYLIPKLFGRKEMFSVKAIEVHFWLATIGIVLYIAAMWIAGVMQGLMWRAINADGTLTYTFVESVKATYPFYVIRMAGGLLYLTGMVIMLWNVVKTVTSGNTVSVAIPAPAHA
- the ccoO gene encoding cytochrome-c oxidase, cbb3-type subunit II yields the protein MSDNNSKGFSHASVETNNFLMIVLILIAVAFGGLVEIVPLFFQKSTTEPVTGVKPLTALQLAGRDIYVREGCYNCHSQMIRPFRAETLRYGHYSVAGESVYDHPFQWGSKRTGPDLARVGGKYSDEWHRVHLNNPRDVVPESNMPEYPWLLKNTVDAAAMPAHMKALRTVGVPYTDEEIAKASEDVTGKTEMEAVIAFLQSLGLALK
- a CDS encoding acyl-CoA dehydrogenase — its product is MSYIAPIKDMVFNMEHLAGLEQVAQIPAFEDMGVETAQAVLEECAKLNESVLVPLNWEGDKNPSFFKDGHVTTTPGFKEAYQQYCEGGWQSLQHPAEFGGQGLPKTIGAACGEMLNSANMSFALCPMLTDGAIEALLTAGSDDLKATYLEKLISGEWTGTMNLTEPQAGSDLAAVRTRAEPLPDGTYKVFGTKIFITYGEHDMAENIVHLVLARVQGAPEGVKGISLFVVPKFMVNKDGSLGARNDVHCVSIEHKMGIKASPTAVLQYGDHGGAIGFLVGEENRGLEYMFIMMNAARYAVGVQGISIAERAYQKAVTFSRDRVQSRPVDGSMKTSAPIIHHPDVRRMLMTMRAYTEGCRAMATVAAAAYDASHHHPDADTRKDNLAFYEFLVPLVKGFSTEMSLEVTSLGVQVHGGMGFIEETGAAQYYRDAKILTIYEGTTAIQANDLIGRKTGRDGGQTAKGIAAQIANTEADLLKSGSANAKAMAARLKAAREAFLNVVDFVVAGAKASPNAVFAGSVPYLMLTGNLVAGWQMARALLVAEAELAKGNEAVFMQSKITTARFYADHILTKVPGMRDSIVDGADSVTELALDAF